Proteins from a genomic interval of Pristis pectinata isolate sPriPec2 chromosome 21, sPriPec2.1.pri, whole genome shotgun sequence:
- the LOC127581518 gene encoding LOW QUALITY PROTEIN: histone H2B.v1-like (The sequence of the model RefSeq protein was modified relative to this genomic sequence to represent the inferred CDS: deleted 1 base in 1 codon), whose protein sequence is MTGGEAAYLIRAPSWFRLFLALKPTEETAEPQKSAPKKVTKKALPKPAGKNRKRARKESYSIYIYKVMKQVNPDTGISSKVNCIMNSFGSDIFERIAGEASRLAHYNKRSTITSQEIQTAVHLLLPGELAKHAVSEGTKAVTKYTSSSRSSRAGLQFPVGRVHRLLRKGNYAERVGAGAPVYLAAVLEHLTAEILDLAGNAARVNNKTLIIPSHLQLAVRNDEELNKLLGGVTIAQGGVLPNIQAVLLPKKTGGASK, encoded by the exons atgaca GGCGGGGAGGCTGCCTATTTAATCCGCGCTCCGAGCTGGTTCCGCTTATTTCTGGCTCTGAAACCGACTGAAGAAACAGCCGAGCCGCAGAAATCCGCTCCTAAGAAAGTCACCAAGAAAGCCTTGCCCAAACCTGCGGGCAAGAACCGCAAGAGGGCGAGGAAGGAGAGTTACTCCATCTACATCTACAAAGTGATGAAGCAGGTTAATCCCGACACCGGCATCTCCTCCAAGGTCAATTGCATCATGAACTCGTTCGGCAGCGATATTTTCGAGCGCATCGCGGGCGAGGCTTCCCGCCTGGCCCATTACAACAAGCGGTCGACCATCACCTCCCAGGAGATCCAGACGGCCGTGCACCTACTGCTGCCCGGGGAGCTGGCCAAGCACGCCGTGTCGGAAGGGACCAAGGCGGTGACCAAGTACACCAGCTC GTCTCGCTCGTCCCGGGCCGGACTGCAGTTCCCTGTGGGCCGTGTTCACAGGCTCCTGAGGAAGGGCAACTATGCTGAGCGGGTGGGTGCCGGAGCTCCTGTCTATCTGGCTGCTGTGCTCGAGCATCTGACGGCTGAAATCCTGGACCTGGCCGGCAACGCGGCCCGGGTCAACAATAAG ACCCTTATCATCCCCAGCCACCTGCAGCTGGCCGTCCGCAACGACGAGGAGCTCAACAAGCTGCTGGGAGGGGTGACCATCGCTCAGGGCGGGGTGCTGCCCAATATCCAGGCCGTGCTGTTGCCCAAGAAAACCGGCGGCGCCAGCAAGTGA